GCTTGGCTACCCGCTCCGCGGTACGGTGACGGATACCGGTTTCGATCGAGGAGATGGAGGAATCAGGAATCAGCTGGGTATTGGCATACAGGATCCTCTTCAGATCCTCACTCAGTATGATGGCCCCGTCCATCTTCGCCAACTCGTATAAATAGTTGGGTGAAAAATCACAGTTGATTGAGAAGCCGCCGTCAACTACCTCCATCACTTCCGGACTATAGCCGACGACAAGCAGCCCTCCGGTTTTGGCCCGCAGCACATTTTCCAAACCGTCACGAAACGGCGTGCCCGGGGCGACCAGCCTAAGCAGGTCATTCATTTTATCCAATTGGCTAGGTTCCTTCATCTCTTTATGCCCCCTAATCTAACGCGACCGCTAGTGCATCTGCCACGGTATTGATACCAATAATTTCAATTCCTTTGGGATGCTTCCAGCCTTTTAAGCTTCTCTCCGGCATGATAATCCGCTTAAAGCCGAGCTTCTCGGCTTCTTTCACCCGCTGCTCTGCGCGTGAAACTGCTCTGACCTCTCCGGTCAGGCCTACCTCCCCGAACATCACATCAAATGGCTTTGTCGGAATATCTCGAAAGCTGGAGGCTATGCTGACAGCAATCGCCAAATCAACCGCCGGCTCATCCAGCTTCACACCACCCGCCACATTCAGGTAAGCATCCTGATTTTGCAAGAACATTCCCATCCGCTTCTCCAGCACCGCAATAATAAGTCCCATCCTGTGATGGTCCACACCTGTGCACATTCGCCGCGGAGACGGGAAGTGTGTGGAGGAAATCAATGCCTGAAGCTCAACCAGGACAGGCCGGGTACCTTCCATACTGGCGACAACCGTCGAACCTGCAACCCCCAGCGGACGTTCGGATAAAAATAACTCCGAAGGATTCTCCACTTCGACAAGGCCGGATTCATTCATTTCGAAAATTCCGATTTCGTTGGTTGACCCAAAGCGGTTCTTCACTGCCCGTAAAAGTCGGTAGGTATGATGCCGTTCCCCTTCAAAATACAATACACAGTCAACCATATGTTCAAGCAGTCTCGGGCCCGCAATGGCTCCTTCCTTCGTAACATGCCCTACGAGCACAGTTGCAATGCCAAGCCCTTTGGCCACGCGCATAAAACGGGCCGTACATTCTCTAACCTGAGCCACGCTCCCGGGAGCACTGGTCACTTCCGGAATATAGACGGTTTGGATGGAGTCAATAACAAGAAACTGCGGTTGAATGCTGTTAATCGCTTCTTCAACGAGATCCATATTGGTCTCACACAATACATACAGCTCCGGAGATAGAGCCCCCAGACGGTCCGCGCGAAGCTTCGTCTGGCGCACTGATTCCTCCCCAGATACATAGAGAACGCGCAAACCCGAATGTGCTAAAGCATGAGAGGTTTGCAGCAGCAGCGTAGACTTACCGATACCTGGATCCCCGCCAACCAAAATCAGCGACCCTGGAACGATACCTCCGCCTAGTACGCGGTTCAACTCACCGATCCCTGTCTGCACACGCGCTTCGTTGCTACTTTCTATATTTATGATCGAAAGCGCCTTTTCTTTACTATGAAACAGCGGAGAATTCATTCCCTGTGTTTTAATAACGCTTTCTGTTTCTTCGATCATCGTATTCCAAGCCTGACAACCCGGACATTTACCATACCATTTAGCAGCCTCATAGCCGCATTCGGTACAGTTGAATTTTGTTTTTATTTTAGCCATGATCTCTCCTTTTGGCGATATGGAAATTTGTCTAATTTTGTCGATCACTCAGAAAATTGGCATTATTTTAATTTTACCATTTAATAAGATTTATCGTAAAGTATTTGCGAAAAGTTTACATAAACATAAAAGGGATTGACCCGCAGCTTATGTCAAAGCAGCGAGGCAATCCCTTATTAAAATCTGTTTGCTTTAACGTTAGAATCAGGAGTTGGCTGAAACGTTGTCGTTTTTCTTCACTGTCAATTCGCCATTTTCCTCATCGATTACAAGCGAATCACCTTTGACAACATTGCCGGTCAGAAGCTCTTCGGACAAACGGTCCTCGATATGCTTCTGAATCGCACGACGGAGCGGACGGGCTCCAAATGCAGGATCATACCCTTCCTTGGCCAGGAATGCCTTGCCCTTCTCCGTGAGTATGAAGTCTACATCATATTCACGCAGGCGTTTACGCAGCTCGTCGGACATCAGCGTTACGATCTCCGCGATATGCTTCTCTTCCAGCGAGTGGAAGACGATGATTTCGTCGATCCGGTTCAGGAACTCTGGACGGAAGCTCTTCTTCAGCTCGCCCATGACCTTATCCTTCATGTTGTTATAATCGGCGCCTGCATCAGCCAACGCGGTAAAGCCCATGGTGGAATTCTTTTTGATCGCATCTGCTCCCACGTTCGAAGTCAGGATAATCAGCGTGTTACGGAAATCGACGACACGTCCCTTGGAGTCGGTCAGACGTCCATCTTCAAGGACCTGCAGCAGGATATTGAATACTTCCGGATGTGCTTTTTCAATCTCATCCAGAAGGACAACAGAGTATGGCTTGCGGCGTACTTTCTCCGTCAGCTGCCCGCCTTCCTCATAACCCACATATCCTGGAGGCGCTCCGACAAGTCTGGACGTGGAGTGCTTCTCCATATACTCGGACATATCAATGCGGATGACTGCATTTTCGTCGCCGAACATAGCTTCTGCCAATGCGCGGGCCAGCTCGGTTTTACCAACACCCGTAGGTCCCAGGAAGATAAACGAACCAATCGGACGCTTCGGATCCTTCAGACCGGCACGTGAACGACGTACAGCACGGCTGACGGCCTTGACGGCCTCTTCCTGGCCAATTACACGCTCATGCAGAATGGACTCCATGTTGAGCAGACGCTCGGTTTCCTCTTCCTTGAGCTTGCGTACCGGGATACCAGTCCAGCTGGCTACCACCTGTGCAATATCTTCTGGTGTAACTTCGGAATCGGTACGGCCCTGTTTTTCTTTCCACTGATTCTTCGTAATTTCGAGCTCTTCACGAATCTTCTGCTCGGTATCACGTAGCGCAGCCGCTTTTTCAAATTCCTGGCTTTGGACAGCGGAATCCTTTTCCTTGCGGATGTCTTCGAGACGGCTCTCCAGCTCTTTCAGGTTTGGCGGTATCGTATAAGTATGAAGCCTTACTTTGGAGCCGGCCTCGTCAATCAGGTCAATCGCTTTATCCGGCAGGAACCGGTCAGGAATATAGCGGTCGGACAGCTTAACAGCCTCGACGATCGCTTCATCTGTAATTTTCACGCGGTGATGCGCTTCATAACGGTCACGCAGGCCAAACAGAATCTGAATCGCTTCTTCCGGAGAAGGCTGATCCACCGTGATTGGCTGGAAACGGCGTTCCAAAGCGGCATCCTTCTCAATGTATTTACGGTACTCATCCAGCGTTGTGGCACCGATGCATTGCAGTTCTCCACGGGCCAAAGAAGGCTTCAGGATATTAGAGGCATCAATCGCACCTTCAGCGCCGCCTGCACCGATCAATGTATGAAGCTCATCGATAAACAGCACGATATTTCCGGCTTGGCGGATTTCATCCATAATCTTTTTAAGACGGTCCTCGAATTCACCGCGGTACTTGGTACCTGCGACAACCGAACCCATATCCAGCGTCATAACGCGTTTGTCACGAAGCGTTTCCGGAATTTCATTGTTAATGATTTTTTGGGCAAGCCCTTCTGCGATCGCCGTTTTACCTACGCCCGGCTCACCGATCAGAACCGGGTTGTTCTTCGTCCGGCGGCTAAGCACCTGGATGACACGTTCAATTTCATTGCTTCGTCCGATCACCGGATCGAGGTTGCCTTCCTTAGCGGCTGCCGTCAGGTCACGGGCCAGACTATCCAGTGTTGGGGTGCTGACATTCGCCTGAGAGCCATGATGGCTTGATACGGCCTCACTGCTGCCCAGCAGCTGCAGTACCTGCTGACGTGCCTTGTTCAGGCTGATGCCAAGATTGTTGAGCACACGTGCGGCTACACCTTCACCTTCACGGATCAGGCCGAGCAGAATATGCTCTGTGCCCACATACGTATGACCCAGCTTACGGGCTTCATCCATAGACAATTCAATGACTTTTTTGGCGCGCGGAGTATAGGCGATATTGGTCGGCTGCTCCTGTCCTCTGCCGATGAGTGTCTCCACTTCATCCTGGATCTTTTCAAGTCCGAGTCCAAGACCGATCAATGCTTTAGCAGCAATGCCGTCACCCTCGCGAATCAGTCCAAGCAAAATATGCTCTGTACCGATGTTGTTATGTCCCAAACGAACGGCTTCCTCTTGAGCGAGTGCCAGCACTTTCTGAGCGCGTTCCGTAAATCTTCCGAACATCATTCTCCTGCACCTCCATGAGTTTGAAATCTTATTTAGAAATAAAACGGAATATCGTTATTCATTAATGTAATGCTTTCGCTTAGGCTTTCGCCAGGGTCTCACGAATCAACCTTGCCCGGTAAATATCTCGTTCCTCGCTGTTCATGTCATGACCGAATTTTTTTTGCAAAAAACCGGGCTGTGTCATCACATTCAGCTCATTCATTACCGGAATGGAAGGTCCCTCCACAATACCGAGATCAACGCCTAAACGTACATCGGACAGCCTTTGCCCAGCTTCCTTGGAATCCATCACTTCTGCGTACGACAAAATGCCGTAAGACCGTTTGATCCGGTCCGTAATACGGAGACGTGAATCATTCATAAGCCGGGTACGGGCATTCTTCTCGTGCTCGATAATTTGCAGTACTACGCTGTGCAGATTATCTATGATCTCATTTTCACTCTGCCCAAGCGTAATCTGGTTGGAGATCTGAAACAGGTTTCCTACTGCTTCGCTGCCTTCCCCGTAAATTCCTCTAACGGTTAGGCCAACCTGGGAAACAGCGGATAAAATCCGGTTAATCTGCTGTGTCATCACCAGAGCCGGAAGATGCATCATTACAGACGCCCGGAGCCCCGTTCCTACATTGGTGGGACAGCTGGTTAGATATCCGCGTTTGTCGTCAAACGCATAATCCACCTCGGCCTCAAAAAGATCGTCGATGGATGTCGCCTTTTCCCACGCTTCACGGACCTGAAAACCCGGATACAGACATTGAATGCGAAGATGGTCCTCTTCGTTAATCATGATACTGATAGATTCGTCTTCACTGATCATCACGGCCCCGTTTTGAGACTCATTCGCCAGGCTGGGACTGATCAAATGCTTCTCTACCAGAACCTTTTTATCAATCGGCTCGATTTCATCCAGCTCGATGGTGTAGAACGTTCCTAAAGACTTGATATCCTGTTCCTCGGGCACTTTGGCCAGAAGATTCAGCACTTCCTCCGATTGCTGGCGTGTCGCCAAAAGGGGAAACGGCAAGTGCTGCAGGTTCCGCGCTATGCGTACCCGGCTGCTGATGACGATATCGGAATCGCTTCCCGTACCAAGCATCCACTCACTCAGCGCTTTCTCGGTAAACCGGAGATTGGGCATCACGCATTCCTCCTCGCTTTAAGCGAACTTTACTGTCCTGCCATTTCTTTTTCAAGTGTTCTGATCTGGTCTCTAAGCTGGGCAGCTTCTTCAAATTCCTCCTGCTGAATACACTGCTGCAGTTCGAGCTTAAGATCATCGATTTTGCGTTTTAATTGGATCCGTCCGCCGCTTCTCTTCGGCACTTTGCCGACATGCACCGTATTCCCGTGCACTCTCTTGAAGAGAGGATCCAGGCGGTCGCCAAAATATTTATAACAGGAGCTGCAGCCGAACCGGCCTATTTTGCTAAATTGCGAATACGTCATTCCGCATTCTTCACATCGCAGGGATTGTGGCGCTTTGACGCTACTACTTGCCGTCCCTTTTCCCGCGGTTTCAAAATCAAGCAGTCCTGATAATAGGCTGTGTATAGAGAATCCTCCCGAGGTGCCAGGAATCATTTCCCCTTTTTCCCTCGCACAGGTTTCACAAATGTGGAACTCATTTTTCTCACCGTTTACAATTTTAGTGAAATGCAGCGTTGCGGGTCTCTTTCCGCATTCTTGACAAAGCATATCGAGTACCTCCTATTCTCTGTAGACTCATTTGCCTAGCAAAGAAATCAGCATCGCTTTCATTATCCTTGCACGTATCTCATCCCTAAAGGGAAGTTTGACCAATAGGATCTCTCTGGATATGGCAGCCCGCATCATGCACGCTTCCCGTTTACTCAAAAACCGGGCTTCCTCCAACTGGTAAATCAGCCCTTCTGCGACGGTTTGATCAATCGTACTGCCAATCGTCGTATGTAGATGAGTATGGAGCGCCGAATGTTGCGGAAGCTCAATACGTTGAATCCGGATATAACCGCCGCCTCCGCGCTTGCTTTCCACGAGATAGCCCTTCTCCAGCGTAAATCTTGTGCTTATCACATAATTGATCTGGGAGGGTACACAGGAAAAATGGTCCGCCAGATCATTACGCTGTATTTCGATCAATCCTTCGGGACTTTCATGCAAAATACCCTTCAGATATTGTTCAATAATATCAGAGATATTACGCATCATTCATCCTCCACTTGTAATGCTGTCGAAAGCCAATAATTTCTCCATTCCAACACCAGCTTCAAGGATCATTCACATAATTAAAAAATTACCCAAAGATCCAAAGCGCGAACCGGATACAAGAGAATACAAACATGGGCCGCCGGTATCCCCGCAGCTTCTGCTTTATTATTGTAACATCAGGCAATTCAGATCATACATAAACATCATTTATTCACAGACTATTCCATGTTTGATCAACAACTGACTTTGACTTTCTTTGACTATATTATAACATATTCTCACGTTTTGCCAAGGGGGCAGCTGTATTTATATCATTTTTGACCTATTTGTCCGATTTCATCCCTTTTATTAGAAATAACTCCCCCGCCATTTCTGTGCAGGAGAGTTATGTATATTATTAATATTTCAAAAATAGTCAAGCAAAAACGTTTGACCAACGGGAATAGCTTGCTCCAATCTGGTTATGGCTTCAGCCTCTCCGTTCAATCTTCCCAATTTCCACAATTCCATTGGCCGCTTATAGCCTAACATCATAGCAGCGAGCGTCTGGATATCGCACTGAATTTGTGTATTCTCATCTGAAGCTGTCTTTGTTGCAGAAGCTTTTCCTTCTGCTGAAAGTGTCCACTGCCAATTCCCCTCATTCCATGGGGCATGTGGATCTTTAATTTGTACCGTCCAGGATTGTTCCTCTCCGCTGCCTTGGAAAGCAAATTCCTGTACAAATCCTGCTGCATTTAC
This genomic stretch from Paenibacillus sp. J23TS9 harbors:
- the radA gene encoding DNA repair protein RadA, which encodes MAKIKTKFNCTECGYEAAKWYGKCPGCQAWNTMIEETESVIKTQGMNSPLFHSKEKALSIINIESSNEARVQTGIGELNRVLGGGIVPGSLILVGGDPGIGKSTLLLQTSHALAHSGLRVLYVSGEESVRQTKLRADRLGALSPELYVLCETNMDLVEEAINSIQPQFLVIDSIQTVYIPEVTSAPGSVAQVRECTARFMRVAKGLGIATVLVGHVTKEGAIAGPRLLEHMVDCVLYFEGERHHTYRLLRAVKNRFGSTNEIGIFEMNESGLVEVENPSELFLSERPLGVAGSTVVASMEGTRPVLVELQALISSTHFPSPRRMCTGVDHHRMGLIIAVLEKRMGMFLQNQDAYLNVAGGVKLDEPAVDLAIAVSIASSFRDIPTKPFDVMFGEVGLTGEVRAVSRAEQRVKEAEKLGFKRIIMPERSLKGWKHPKGIEIIGINTVADALAVALD
- the clpC gene encoding ATP-dependent protease ATP-binding subunit ClpC; translation: MMFGRFTERAQKVLALAQEEAVRLGHNNIGTEHILLGLIREGDGIAAKALIGLGLGLEKIQDEVETLIGRGQEQPTNIAYTPRAKKVIELSMDEARKLGHTYVGTEHILLGLIREGEGVAARVLNNLGISLNKARQQVLQLLGSSEAVSSHHGSQANVSTPTLDSLARDLTAAAKEGNLDPVIGRSNEIERVIQVLSRRTKNNPVLIGEPGVGKTAIAEGLAQKIINNEIPETLRDKRVMTLDMGSVVAGTKYRGEFEDRLKKIMDEIRQAGNIVLFIDELHTLIGAGGAEGAIDASNILKPSLARGELQCIGATTLDEYRKYIEKDAALERRFQPITVDQPSPEEAIQILFGLRDRYEAHHRVKITDEAIVEAVKLSDRYIPDRFLPDKAIDLIDEAGSKVRLHTYTIPPNLKELESRLEDIRKEKDSAVQSQEFEKAAALRDTEQKIREELEITKNQWKEKQGRTDSEVTPEDIAQVVASWTGIPVRKLKEEETERLLNMESILHERVIGQEEAVKAVSRAVRRSRAGLKDPKRPIGSFIFLGPTGVGKTELARALAEAMFGDENAVIRIDMSEYMEKHSTSRLVGAPPGYVGYEEGGQLTEKVRRKPYSVVLLDEIEKAHPEVFNILLQVLEDGRLTDSKGRVVDFRNTLIILTSNVGADAIKKNSTMGFTALADAGADYNNMKDKVMGELKKSFRPEFLNRIDEIIVFHSLEEKHIAEIVTLMSDELRKRLREYDVDFILTEKGKAFLAKEGYDPAFGARPLRRAIQKHIEDRLSEELLTGNVVKGDSLVIDEENGELTVKKNDNVSANS
- a CDS encoding protein arginine kinase, with translation MPNLRFTEKALSEWMLGTGSDSDIVISSRVRIARNLQHLPFPLLATRQQSEEVLNLLAKVPEEQDIKSLGTFYTIELDEIEPIDKKVLVEKHLISPSLANESQNGAVMISEDESISIMINEEDHLRIQCLYPGFQVREAWEKATSIDDLFEAEVDYAFDDKRGYLTSCPTNVGTGLRASVMMHLPALVMTQQINRILSAVSQVGLTVRGIYGEGSEAVGNLFQISNQITLGQSENEIIDNLHSVVLQIIEHEKNARTRLMNDSRLRITDRIKRSYGILSYAEVMDSKEAGQRLSDVRLGVDLGIVEGPSIPVMNELNVMTQPGFLQKKFGHDMNSEERDIYRARLIRETLAKA
- a CDS encoding UvrB/UvrC motif-containing protein, producing the protein MLCQECGKRPATLHFTKIVNGEKNEFHICETCAREKGEMIPGTSGGFSIHSLLSGLLDFETAGKGTASSSVKAPQSLRCEECGMTYSQFSKIGRFGCSSCYKYFGDRLDPLFKRVHGNTVHVGKVPKRSGGRIQLKRKIDDLKLELQQCIQQEEFEEAAQLRDQIRTLEKEMAGQ
- a CDS encoding CtsR family transcriptional regulator, which gives rise to MRNISDIIEQYLKGILHESPEGLIEIQRNDLADHFSCVPSQINYVISTRFTLEKGYLVESKRGGGGYIRIQRIELPQHSALHTHLHTTIGSTIDQTVAEGLIYQLEEARFLSKREACMMRAAISREILLVKLPFRDEIRARIMKAMLISLLGK